The DNA sequence GCTCCGCAGGGGATTGCCGGTGTGGACGCAGCGCCCCGCCGGAAGGTATTTCTTCGTCTCCTCAAAGCTCACGAAGACCCTGCGTGTGATCTTTGAAAGGAATTTGTTCGCGAGCCCCGGCTGAACGTTCTGTTCATGGATAAAGCAGGGGATGGCGAGCAGCCTTCCCGCGGCTATAACGGGTACCGAGGTGAACCCGCCCATGCCGAGGATGGCGTCGGGCCGCTCTTTCCTGAGAACCTTGAGACACATGACGATGCCCTTAATCATCCTCAGGATGGTGATCGCCTTGTGGATCGGGGAGCGTCCCAGGAACTGGTGCGCCTCGATGAGGCAGAGCCGGAACCCGGCATCGGGGATGATCTTCCCCTCGAGGCCATAGGGCGTGCCGATGAAAAGGACGCTGTTGTCGGTGGCGCGCCCCATGAGCGCCTCGGCGACGGCTATTCCCGGAAAGATGTGTCCCCCTGTCCCGCCCGCGGATATGACGAGCCTCATGACTTCCCCCCTTCGGTCTTCAGCATCGTTCCCGCAAGGGGAGCAAGAATGGCGATGAAAAGGGCCGGCTGATAGAGGAGCCCCGTGGAGAACCTGACCCCCGCGACGAGGAGGATATCCATGGCGATGTAGAGGAAACCGAAGAAGGGCAGCATGGTGGAAAATGAGCTCTTCTTCATGACGAGGGCGAAGCTCGTGACGAGAAGGGCGAAGGCCGACCCGAGGAGTATATACCTGTTCATCTCGGCAAGGCCCGCAAGCCCGCTGCCGGTCAAACCGGCGCCCTGACGGTATGCCATGAAGGCCGCGATTGAGGTGTAGGCGGCGATGAAGGGGATGATGCGGTACTTTCCGATGATGAAGAGGAAGAGGATGAGGGCGGCCGCGAAGGATATCAGGAAGACAAGCTTGCCCATTATGTAAAGGTTGAATCCCGACGAGAAGAAGAGGATGGACAGGGCCGTGATCTCCTTGAAGACGTCCTGGCCCTTTTCTTCCATGCCGCTGAGATAGAGTATAAAGGCGTAAAATGAGACGAAGACGATGGCGATCCGGGCAGCCTCGGGAATGGCGAGCCTGGGGTAGAAGAAGAAAAGGACGGTGACCATGAAGGATAGGACTATGATCGGGTACTTCATGGCCTCGATGGAGCGCTGGGGGAGCCGGAAGATGGCGTAGCCCGCGGCCGCCCCGGCGATGACGACAAGGACCTTCGCCACGGTGTATTCCCGGAGGAAGCCGTACACGAGAAGGAGCGACAATATGGCTATGAGGATCTTTTTCACAGCGCCTCCACTATCCTCCTGAAGGTGTTTCCCCTGTCCTTGTAGTCCCTGAACATGTCGAAGCTGCTGCACATGGGCGACAGGATGACGGAGTCTCCCTGCCCGGCCTTCGTGAAGGCCAGGGACACAGCCGCGGCCATGTCCCTCTCGAGGTACGTGGGGATGGCATCGCCGAGCTCGGACGCTATCCGGTCCCGTGCCTCGCCTATGGCGATGAGGGCCTTTATCTTCCCGGCCTCCTCCCGGATGACCCGGTAGCTTCCGCCCTTGTCCTTCCCGCCCGCGATGAGGATGATGCCGCCTTCCATGCCCTCGAGGGCCCTCTTCGTCGCGTCCACATTGGTTGCCTTGGAGTCGTTGTAGAAGGAGACGCCACGGATGGCGCGGACGAACTCGACCCGGTGGGACAGTCCCCTGAATGTCCTCAACGCCTCTTCGATGACCTGCCCGTCCACGCCGTGGATGCGGGCCACGAGAAGGGCGGCAAGGATGTTCTCCGTGTTGTGGACGCCCGCCAGCGGCGACAGGTCCCTCGGCCAGGAGGTCTCCGTCCCGTCCATCCTGACATGGAGCCTTCCGTTCTTCGAGAAGGCGCCCTCATCGAGTTCCTCCGTCACCGAGAAGGACAGCACGCGCGGTGACCCCTTCATGACGACATCGAGACCCTTTCTGATAACGGCAGAATCCCCGCTCCCCTGGTTGTCGAAGATGCGGTACTTTGCCTGCCTGTACTCGTCGTAGCTGCGGTAACGGTCCAGGTGGTCCTCGGTGATGTTGAGGAGCACCGCCGTCGCCGGCCTGAAGGTCTCTATGGTCTCGAGCTGAAAACTGCTCACCTCGACAATGACGTGGGAGGTCTTTGCGTTCCCGGTCACGTAGTTGATGAGGGGATTGCCTATGTTCCCCCCGACGAAGACGTCGCCGAAGGCCCGCGAAAATATCTCGCCGATGAGGGTCGTCGTCGTCGTCTTGCCGTTGGTGCCGGTGATGGCTATGACGGGTTCCCTGATAAAGGAGGCGGCGAGCTCCATCTCTCCGATGACACGCACCCCTGCCTCGCGCGCCCGCCTGAGCGCCGGCAGTTCGCTGTCGACGCCGGGGCTGAGGACGATGAGGGGATAGGAGGCGAAGTCTTCGGCGCGATGGGGCCCGAAATGGCCGGTGAAGGAGATGCCTTCGAGGTCCTTCAAGGGTCCGGCCAGTTCGGCCGCGTTCTTTTCGTCGGCGAGTCCGATCGTCTTCCCTTTCCGTGAAAGGAACCGTGCCGCGGCTATCCCCGAGGCACCGAGTCCGACGATCAATATGCGGTCAGGTATATCCATCTTACCTCAGCTTCAGCGTGCTTAGCGCCAGGAGCCCCAGGATCACCGAGATGATCCAGAAGCGCACCACTATCTTTTCCTCGTTCCACCCCTTCAACTCGAAATGATGGTGGATGGGCGCCATGCGAAAGACCCTCTTGCCTCTCAGTTTGAAAGAGTAGACCTGGATGATGACGGAAAGCGTCTCCAGGACGAAGATCCCGCCGGCGATGACGAGGAGAAATTCCTGTTTGATGATGACGGCGATCGTCGCGAGCGCCGCTCCCAGGGAGAGCGAACCCGTGTCCCCCATGAAGAGCTCCGCCGGGTGGGCGTTGTACCAGAGGAACCCGATGCCGGCGCCGAGCATGGCCCCGCACAGGACCGTGAGCTCCCCGGCGCCCTTCACGTAGAATATCTGGAGGTATTGTGCGAAGATCACGTTGCCCACGAGATAGGAAAAGAGCATGAACGTGGAGCAGACGGTAAGGACGGGGCCGATGGCGAGGCCGTCGAGGCCGTCGGTCAGGTTCACGGCATTGGATGTCCCGGCGATGATGAATATGCACAGGGCGATGTAGAAGACGCCCAGATCGGGCCGGAGGTTCTTGAAGAAGGGAATGGTGAGCTGCGTGACGAACCCGTACTTGAAGAAGATGAGCGCGCCGATGCAGAGGCCGAAGAATATCTGCAGGGAGAGCTTCGTCCGTCCCGAGATGCCCTTCCCTTTTTCCCCTTTGAGCTTCTTCACATCGTCCATGAAGCCGATGGCCCCGAAGGACACCAGCGAGAAGCTGACGACCCATATGTAATAGTTGGCGAGGTCCGCCCAGAGGAGCGTCGGGATCATGGTGGCGATGAGGATAACGAACCCACCCATCGTCGGCGTCTCCTTCTTCGCCTCATGGCGGTCGGGGACGTCCTCGCGCTTGCCGCTGCTGATCTTCCAGTCATGGAACTTCCTGATCACGTATGGTGTGAGGATAAAGCTGATGATGAGCGCCGTGAGTATGGACAGGACGGCCCTGAAGGTTATGTACCGGAACACGTTGAACGCGGAAACCTTCATGTGAAGCTGGTAGAGGAGGTAATACAGCATTAGTTCAGCGCCTCCACGATCTCTTCCATCTTGAACGCCCGGGACCCTTTCACCAGGATGGTGTCTCCCGGTCCTGCCTGCGATGTCACGTAGCCGACGAGGTCCTCTTTGTTGTCGAAGTGCGCCGCCGGCGCGCCGCTGAGTTCGGCCATGGTGTCCTTCATCTCTTCACCGAGAAGGACGATGAGTCCGAGTCCGGCATGACCGAGGTATGTCCCGAGCTCCCTGTGATACCGGGAGCTTTCCTCGCCGAGTTCCTTCATCCCCCCGAGGATCGCAATCCGCTTCCCCGCCGCGGGCAGGGCGGCAAGGGTGCTTATGGCCCACCTCATCGACGAGGGGTTTGCGTTGTACGTGTCGTCGATGATAATGTAACCCTTCGAGCTCATCGCCGGCTGGAATCTCTTGTCGTAGGAAGCGAACTCTCCGATCGCCTCCGCGATGAGCGTCCCTTCGACCCCCATCGTCGACGCTATCGCGGCGGCGGCGAGGATGTTGTAAAGGTTGTGCCTGCCGAGCAGCGGTGTCCTGCCCTCTATGGTCTCTGCCGGGGAGGTGATGAGAACATCCGAGCCTTCCCAGCCGAGGTCCTTCCGGATGGTAAGGCGGAAGTCGGCTTCGTTGTCGATGCCGAAGGTGACGGCCGTCCTCTCCACATCGTGCCGGCGGCCGGCAATGCCGGGGTCGTCGATGTTGATGAATATCCTCCCGCCTTCCCTCGTGTACCGGAAGAGGTCGAGCTTTTCCTCGAGGATGCCCTCGAGCGACGTGAGCCCTTCAAGGTGAGAGGGGTTGACGTTCGTGATGAGGGAGGCGTCGGGATCGGTCGCCACGGCGAGCTTCCTTATCTCTCCGGGCGTGTTCGTGCCCAGCTCCAGGATACACATGTCGGGGTCCCCGGCAATGGAGAGGATGCTCATCGGCACGCCGATAAGGTTGTTCAGGTTCTTTTCGTTGAAGTGCACGCCGTAGCGTTTCTTCATCATGGCGGCGAGGATCTCCTTCGTCGTCGTCTTGCCGTTGCTTCCCGTGATGGAGATGACGGTGCCCGAAAGGCTGTCCCTCTTGAAGCGGGCGAGGTCGAGGAGGGCCTGGTTGGTGTCCTCCACGAGGATGACGGTCCCGCCGGCGTCCGCAAGCGACACGGGGCTGTCGGCGCGGCAGAGTGTTCCTCCCCCCGATCTTTTAAGTGCCGCACCGATGAAAGTGTGACCGTCAAAGGACTTGCCCAGGATAGGGATGAACAGCTCCCCTTTCCCGATCGTCCGGGAATCCGTCGAAATGGCCGTGAACACCTCCTTTTCCTTTTTCAGGACCGTTCCTCCCACCGCCTTCACGATATCCTCAAGTCGCCACACGGAGAGACTCCTCGATTACTTCGCGGTCGCTGAAGTGAAGGGTGGTTCCACCGATGATCTGGTAATCCTCATGCCCCTTGCCTGCAACAAGCACGACATCATCGGGTTTCGCCGCCCCGATGCCTTCAAAAATGGCCTCGCGCCTGTCCGGGATGATCCTCGCCGTCTTGCCTTCAAGACCCCGTCTGATGTCCTCGATGATCTTCATCGGGTCTTCGTTCCGCGGATTGTCGGAGGTGACGATCACCTCGTCGGCGAAGCGCGCGGCGATGGCGCCCATGAGGGGTCTCTTCACGACATCCCTGTTGCCCCCGCAACCGAAGACCACGATGAGCCTCCCTTTCTTGAGCCTTCCGAGCAGACTAAGGACATTTTCGAGCGCGTCCGGGGTGTGGGCGTAATCGACAAAGATGGAAATGCCTCTGTCGTTCGTCACCCGCTCCAG is a window from the Syntrophorhabdus sp. genome containing:
- the murD gene encoding UDP-N-acetylmuramoyl-L-alanine--D-glutamate ligase — its product is MDIPDRILIVGLGASGIAAARFLSRKGKTIGLADEKNAAELAGPLKDLEGISFTGHFGPHRAEDFASYPLIVLSPGVDSELPALRRAREAGVRVIGEMELAASFIREPVIAITGTNGKTTTTTLIGEIFSRAFGDVFVGGNIGNPLINYVTGNAKTSHVIVEVSSFQLETIETFRPATAVLLNITEDHLDRYRSYDEYRQAKYRIFDNQGSGDSAVIRKGLDVVMKGSPRVLSFSVTEELDEGAFSKNGRLHVRMDGTETSWPRDLSPLAGVHNTENILAALLVARIHGVDGQVIEEALRTFRGLSHRVEFVRAIRGVSFYNDSKATNVDATKRALEGMEGGIILIAGGKDKGGSYRVIREEAGKIKALIAIGEARDRIASELGDAIPTYLERDMAAAVSLAFTKAGQGDSVILSPMCSSFDMFRDYKDRGNTFRRIVEAL
- a CDS encoding phospho-N-acetylmuramoyl-pentapeptide-transferase, with amino-acid sequence MLYYLLYQLHMKVSAFNVFRYITFRAVLSILTALIISFILTPYVIRKFHDWKISSGKREDVPDRHEAKKETPTMGGFVILIATMIPTLLWADLANYYIWVVSFSLVSFGAIGFMDDVKKLKGEKGKGISGRTKLSLQIFFGLCIGALIFFKYGFVTQLTIPFFKNLRPDLGVFYIALCIFIIAGTSNAVNLTDGLDGLAIGPVLTVCSTFMLFSYLVGNVIFAQYLQIFYVKGAGELTVLCGAMLGAGIGFLWYNAHPAELFMGDTGSLSLGAALATIAVIIKQEFLLVIAGGIFVLETLSVIIQVYSFKLRGKRVFRMAPIHHHFELKGWNEEKIVVRFWIISVILGLLALSTLKLR
- a CDS encoding UDP-N-acetylmuramoyl-tripeptide--D-alanyl-D-alanine ligase produces the protein MWRLEDIVKAVGGTVLKKEKEVFTAISTDSRTIGKGELFIPILGKSFDGHTFIGAALKRSGGGTLCRADSPVSLADAGGTVILVEDTNQALLDLARFKRDSLSGTVISITGSNGKTTTKEILAAMMKKRYGVHFNEKNLNNLIGVPMSILSIAGDPDMCILELGTNTPGEIRKLAVATDPDASLITNVNPSHLEGLTSLEGILEEKLDLFRYTREGGRIFINIDDPGIAGRRHDVERTAVTFGIDNEADFRLTIRKDLGWEGSDVLITSPAETIEGRTPLLGRHNLYNILAAAAIASTMGVEGTLIAEAIGEFASYDKRFQPAMSSKGYIIIDDTYNANPSSMRWAISTLAALPAAGKRIAILGGMKELGEESSRYHRELGTYLGHAGLGLIVLLGEEMKDTMAELSGAPAAHFDNKEDLVGYVTSQAGPGDTILVKGSRAFKMEEIVEALN